The Micrococcales bacterium genome includes a region encoding these proteins:
- a CDS encoding alpha-1,4-glucan--maltose-1-phosphate maltosyltransferase, translating to MPSHNLTPPETLTGRFPVLDVWPRVEGGRRPVKAVVGEMVMVNCVAFREGHDTIGVDLVATDPQGRSVRVPMISRDNGTDVWDGNFRPNTEGAWTFTIVAYADILSTWRHRAEVKIPVGVDVELELEEGARILSRADVPDQTLISKAIAGLRDVSMSPARRLAAGLDPTLWKMLREHPIRDLESPCGPWPVQAVRRRALFGSWYEFFPRSEGATLDPPASGTFADAQKRLPAIAAMGFDVVYLPPIHPIGTVNRKGPNNTLTPGPGDPGSPWAIGSAQGGHDAVHADLGTIDDFDRFVARTEELGMEVALDLALQVAPDHPWPTAGKPWFTVRADGTIAYAENPPKKYQDIYPMWFDGDPAGLTAEVLRVIRFWMAHGVRIFRVDNPHTKPVRFWDHVLHEIKRTDPDVLFLAEAFTRPPMMRALAEVGFDQSYTYFTWRTDKWELEEYLRELSGPSSAYMRPNFFVNTPDILHAYLQYGGPAAFAIRATLAATMSPTWGVYSGYELFEHVAVRPGSEEYLDSEKYQYRPRDWQAAETGGTSLAPYLTLLNDIRRKHRGLQQLRHIVFHQIDSDRMIAYSKRDGDDTVIVVVTLDPFGPREATLHLDMPALGFDWHDRFVAQDLISGQSFSWSATNFVRLDPHLSCAHIMSIRPGVI from the coding sequence CTGCCCTCGCACAACCTCACGCCGCCGGAGACGCTCACCGGCCGCTTCCCCGTACTCGACGTCTGGCCGCGGGTCGAGGGTGGCCGCCGGCCGGTGAAGGCCGTCGTCGGGGAGATGGTCATGGTCAACTGCGTGGCCTTCCGCGAGGGGCACGACACGATCGGCGTGGACCTCGTGGCCACCGATCCGCAGGGCCGTTCGGTGCGCGTGCCGATGATCTCGCGCGACAACGGCACCGACGTGTGGGATGGCAACTTCCGGCCCAACACCGAGGGAGCATGGACGTTCACGATCGTGGCCTACGCCGACATCCTGAGCACCTGGCGGCATCGCGCTGAAGTGAAGATCCCCGTGGGCGTGGATGTGGAACTCGAACTCGAGGAGGGCGCACGCATCCTCTCACGCGCTGACGTGCCCGACCAGACCCTGATCAGCAAGGCCATCGCCGGGCTGCGCGACGTGAGCATGTCGCCGGCCCGCAGGCTCGCCGCCGGCCTCGACCCGACGCTGTGGAAGATGCTGCGCGAGCACCCCATCCGGGACCTGGAGTCGCCGTGCGGGCCCTGGCCGGTGCAGGCGGTTAGGCGCCGGGCGCTCTTCGGATCCTGGTACGAGTTCTTCCCCCGCAGCGAAGGCGCCACCCTGGACCCACCGGCCAGCGGCACGTTCGCTGACGCGCAGAAGCGCCTGCCGGCCATCGCCGCCATGGGCTTCGACGTGGTCTACCTGCCACCGATCCACCCGATCGGGACAGTGAACCGCAAGGGTCCGAACAACACCCTCACCCCCGGCCCCGGGGACCCCGGCTCTCCCTGGGCGATCGGTTCGGCGCAAGGCGGGCACGACGCGGTCCACGCGGACCTGGGGACGATCGACGACTTCGACCGGTTCGTGGCTCGCACCGAGGAACTCGGGATGGAAGTGGCGCTGGACCTCGCGCTGCAGGTGGCTCCGGACCACCCGTGGCCCACGGCCGGCAAGCCCTGGTTCACCGTCCGCGCCGACGGCACGATCGCGTACGCCGAGAACCCACCGAAGAAGTACCAGGACATCTACCCCATGTGGTTCGACGGCGACCCGGCCGGCCTCACCGCCGAGGTGCTGCGGGTCATCCGGTTCTGGATGGCTCACGGCGTGCGGATCTTCCGTGTCGACAACCCGCACACCAAACCTGTGCGCTTCTGGGACCACGTCCTGCACGAGATCAAGCGCACCGATCCCGACGTGCTGTTCCTGGCAGAGGCGTTCACCCGCCCCCCGATGATGCGCGCACTGGCCGAGGTCGGCTTCGACCAGTCCTATACGTACTTCACCTGGCGCACCGACAAGTGGGAACTCGAGGAGTACCTGCGGGAGCTCAGCGGCCCGTCGTCTGCGTACATGCGCCCCAACTTCTTCGTGAACACCCCTGACATCCTGCACGCGTATCTGCAGTACGGCGGGCCGGCTGCCTTCGCCATCCGCGCCACCCTGGCGGCCACCATGTCGCCGACCTGGGGCGTCTACAGCGGCTACGAATTGTTCGAGCACGTCGCAGTGCGCCCGGGCAGCGAGGAATACCTGGATTCCGAGAAGTACCAGTACCGCCCCCGGGACTGGCAGGCGGCGGAAACCGGCGGCACATCGCTGGCCCCGTACCTCACGCTGCTCAACGACATCCGGCGCAAGCACCGCGGCCTGCAACAGCTGCGGCACATCGTGTTCCACCAGATCGACAGCGACCGCATGATCGCGTACAGCAAGCGTGACGGTGACGACACCGTCATCGTCGTCGTGACGCTCGACCCGTTCGGCCCGCGGGAGGCGACGCTGCACCTGGACATGCCGGCGCTCGGCTTCGACTGGCACGACCGCTTCGTGGCGCAGGATCTCATCAGCGGACAGAGTTTCTCGTGGTCCGCAACCAACTTCGTGCGACTCGACCCCCACTTGTCGTGCGCTCACATCATGTCGATCAGGCCGGGAGTCATCTGA
- the glgX gene encoding glycogen debranching protein GlgX: MRTPEGLPPMGLRPDPDNPGGATVNHFAPAAQSVTLEFLESGDHVDLAPGPYGHWTAELPAPPTGTTYGFRVTGPWEPEFGLRLNPAKLLLDPYALAITGELQVNDAIHSYQMQDPDLIDDTDSAPYVPHSVYVPPLAPSPNSPPRIPWDRTVIYETHVKGFTKLHPEVPEELRGTYAGLAQPPVVEYLKDLGVTSIELLPVQHFVPEPLLLGSGRTNYWGYNPVGFFAPHAAYSAAGERGEQIAEFRDMVDTLHAAGLEVIIDVVYNHTAEGDHLGPTLAWKGAANADTYWMLDGGMYDNPTGCGNAIRAESPRMVELILSSLRYWVTDLHVDGFRFDLASTLARTSAMVTTWAPVLSAMAADPVLSQVKLIAEPWDIGIGGYQAGSFPGPWAEWNDVFRGTVRDTWRSIGSLSELGARLTGSADRFAHNGRRPYHSVNFITAHDGFTLADLVSYNDKHNEANGEDNNDGSNDNRSWNGGAEGPTDDPDVLANRRARQRSLLATLLLSAGTPMILSGDEAGRTQQGNNNVYCQDNELSWTDWENLDRGLIDWTKLLLRIRDRYAVLRPSVHPSPEDLHWFNEEGTVLTSEQWNDPDVRVVQAMFKGEPSVLLCLNTGPEIVEMIFPMPARVVLASEDVTLTGVDPSAGVRVPCYSIVVAEVLPEDE; encoded by the coding sequence ATGCGAACGCCTGAGGGTCTGCCGCCGATGGGCTTGCGTCCGGATCCGGACAACCCGGGAGGGGCGACCGTCAACCACTTCGCCCCCGCCGCCCAGAGTGTGACCCTCGAGTTCCTGGAGTCCGGCGACCACGTCGACCTCGCCCCCGGCCCGTACGGGCACTGGACCGCTGAGCTTCCCGCCCCGCCCACCGGCACCACCTACGGATTTCGGGTGACCGGACCCTGGGAGCCGGAGTTCGGCCTGCGGCTGAACCCGGCCAAACTCCTGCTCGACCCGTACGCCCTGGCCATCACCGGCGAGTTACAGGTCAACGACGCGATCCACTCCTACCAGATGCAGGATCCGGACCTGATCGACGACACCGACTCGGCCCCTTACGTCCCGCACAGCGTGTACGTGCCACCGCTCGCGCCGAGCCCGAACTCCCCGCCGCGCATCCCGTGGGACCGCACGGTCATCTACGAGACCCACGTCAAGGGCTTCACGAAACTCCACCCGGAGGTCCCCGAGGAACTGCGCGGGACCTACGCCGGGCTGGCCCAACCGCCGGTCGTGGAGTACCTGAAGGACCTCGGCGTCACCAGTATCGAGTTGCTGCCCGTACAGCACTTCGTACCCGAGCCGCTGCTGCTCGGCAGCGGGCGCACGAACTACTGGGGGTACAACCCCGTGGGCTTCTTCGCGCCCCACGCCGCGTACTCCGCCGCCGGTGAGCGCGGGGAGCAGATCGCGGAGTTCCGGGACATGGTCGACACGCTGCACGCCGCCGGGCTCGAGGTCATCATCGACGTCGTCTACAACCACACCGCCGAGGGCGACCACCTCGGACCCACGCTGGCGTGGAAGGGCGCGGCCAACGCCGACACCTACTGGATGCTCGACGGCGGGATGTACGACAACCCGACCGGGTGTGGCAACGCCATCCGGGCGGAGTCGCCACGCATGGTCGAGCTGATCCTGTCGTCGCTGCGTTACTGGGTGACGGACCTGCACGTCGACGGCTTCCGCTTCGACCTGGCCTCCACACTCGCCCGGACCTCGGCCATGGTCACGACCTGGGCCCCCGTCCTGTCGGCCATGGCCGCCGACCCGGTGCTGTCACAGGTCAAATTGATCGCCGAGCCCTGGGACATCGGCATCGGTGGGTACCAGGCCGGTAGCTTCCCCGGACCCTGGGCCGAATGGAACGACGTCTTCCGTGGCACTGTGCGCGACACGTGGCGCTCCATCGGCTCGCTGTCGGAACTCGGCGCGAGGCTGACCGGCTCGGCCGACCGGTTCGCCCACAACGGGCGGCGCCCCTACCACTCGGTGAACTTCATCACCGCCCATGACGGTTTCACCCTGGCCGACCTGGTCTCGTACAACGACAAGCACAACGAGGCCAACGGCGAGGACAACAACGACGGCAGCAACGACAACCGCAGCTGGAACGGCGGCGCGGAGGGCCCGACCGACGACCCCGATGTGCTGGCCAACCGCCGGGCCCGGCAACGGTCGTTGCTGGCCACGCTGCTGTTGTCCGCGGGCACCCCGATGATCCTGTCCGGCGACGAGGCCGGACGCACCCAGCAGGGGAACAACAACGTGTACTGCCAGGACAACGAGTTGTCCTGGACGGACTGGGAGAACCTGGACCGCGGACTCATCGACTGGACGAAGCTGCTGCTCCGGATCCGTGATCGCTACGCCGTGCTGCGACCCAGCGTGCACCCCTCCCCGGAGGATCTCCACTGGTTCAACGAGGAGGGCACGGTGCTCACCTCCGAGCAGTGGAACGACCCCGACGTCCGGGTGGTGCAGGCCATGTTCAAGGGCGAGCCGTCGGTCCTGCTGTGCCTGAACACGGGCCCGGAGATCGTCGAGATGATCTTCCCCATGCCCGCGCGGGTGGTGCTCGCCAGCGAGGACGTGACACTGACCGGCGTCGACCCCTCCGCCGGGGTGAGAGTTCCTTGCTACTCGATCGTGGTCGCCGAGGTGCTCCCCGAGGACGAGTAG
- a CDS encoding enoyl-CoA hydratase/isomerase family protein, with amino-acid sequence MTLEVVDGVGVLTLARPPMNALSVAVQQQIAAAAREADQRRDVAALVVYGGPKVFAAGADVKEMADWDHQTTVERSPALQAAFTALAEVGKPTIAAITGYALGGGLELALCCDFRVCADSAKLGLPEIQLGIIPGAGGTQRLPRLVGPARAKEMIFSGRHVKADEAQRIGLVDLVVPADAVHDEAMTWARRYVGGPAMALRAAKTAVDRGIEVDLCSGLELERQQFAGLFATHDRTVGMGTFLESGPGQARFEGR; translated from the coding sequence GTGACCCTCGAAGTGGTCGACGGGGTGGGCGTGCTGACGCTCGCGCGGCCTCCCATGAATGCGCTGTCCGTGGCGGTGCAGCAGCAGATCGCAGCGGCCGCCCGGGAGGCCGACCAGCGCCGGGACGTGGCCGCGCTCGTGGTGTATGGCGGCCCGAAGGTGTTCGCGGCGGGCGCCGACGTCAAGGAGATGGCCGACTGGGACCACCAGACCACGGTGGAGCGCTCCCCGGCCCTGCAGGCGGCGTTCACCGCCCTCGCCGAGGTCGGCAAGCCCACGATCGCCGCCATCACCGGCTACGCCCTCGGCGGTGGCCTGGAACTGGCGCTGTGCTGTGACTTCCGGGTGTGCGCAGACAGCGCCAAACTCGGCCTGCCGGAGATCCAGTTGGGCATCATCCCGGGCGCCGGCGGCACGCAGCGCCTCCCGCGACTCGTGGGCCCGGCCCGCGCCAAGGAGATGATCTTCTCCGGGCGCCACGTGAAGGCCGACGAGGCGCAGCGCATAGGACTGGTGGACCTCGTGGTCCCGGCGGATGCGGTCCACGACGAAGCCATGACCTGGGCGCGACGTTACGTGGGCGGTCCGGCGATGGCGCTGCGGGCGGCGAAGACCGCCGTGGACCGCGGGATCGAGGTCGACCTCTGCAGTGGCCTGGAGTTGGAGCGCCAGCAGTTCGCCGGGCTGTTCGCCACGCACGACCGCACCGTCGGCATGGGTACGTTCCTGGAATCCGGACCCGGCCAGGCCCGATTCGAAGGACGATGA
- a CDS encoding acyltransferase yields the protein MSRDPRNARFLTWASLKWVVRNRAWSFWYLVRYWRFFWLKVRHPHIVTEGFVFIGRRAELYARKGYGQLILGRWVHVGEENRLRVHEGTLRVGDKTVFGRDNTINTYLDIEIGASCIVADWVYICDFDHVFDDVSLPIKDQGIVKSPVRIGPDCWLGAKVTVTRGTFVGEGCVLAANSVVRGTIPPKSVVGGVPARVLKDRQVQFDAAAARRAALADIARKTRVAAEEQRRQG from the coding sequence GTGAGCCGGGACCCGCGCAACGCACGCTTCCTCACCTGGGCGTCGCTGAAGTGGGTCGTGCGCAATCGTGCCTGGTCGTTCTGGTACCTCGTTCGCTACTGGCGGTTCTTCTGGTTGAAAGTGCGCCATCCGCACATCGTCACCGAGGGCTTCGTCTTCATCGGCCGGCGTGCGGAACTCTACGCCCGGAAGGGATACGGTCAACTGATCCTCGGGCGCTGGGTGCATGTTGGGGAGGAGAACCGCCTGCGCGTGCACGAGGGGACGCTGCGGGTCGGCGACAAGACGGTCTTCGGCCGCGACAACACCATCAACACCTACCTGGACATCGAGATCGGCGCCAGCTGCATCGTCGCGGATTGGGTGTACATCTGCGACTTCGACCACGTCTTCGACGATGTGAGCCTGCCGATCAAGGACCAGGGGATCGTGAAGAGTCCGGTGCGGATCGGCCCGGACTGCTGGCTGGGCGCGAAGGTCACCGTCACCCGCGGCACCTTCGTGGGCGAGGGCTGTGTGCTGGCCGCCAACTCCGTGGTCCGCGGCACGATCCCGCCGAAGTCCGTGGTGGGTGGGGTGCCTGCCCGCGTGCTCAAGGACCGGCAGGTGCAGTTCGACGCGGCCGCCGCGCGCCGGGCGGCGCTGGCCGACATCGCGCGCAAGACCCGGGTGGCCGCCGAGGAGCAGCGCCGGCAGGGATGA
- a CDS encoding ATP-grasp domain-containing protein: MNGHPEFEALEAALPDMARTFVADPAAPHCLVVVPSMSFDQQLLRNVVGVEHYEERLLAMLLQLHTPNVHVVFCSSGPIKDVIVEYYLDLIPGVPVSHSRPRLTMISCDDLSHRPLTEKLLERPGRLREIREEVDRSRAAAIVCMNTTDLERKLATELGVPLLGNPPDRDHLGSKSGSRDAFREAGIDLPAGFEHLTSMDDVVTALAALKREHPDLLAGVVKLEEGFSGEGNAIFRYEHGTDEASIREALPKHLKMQAPAEDYASFSARFEDMGGIVEEFVNGVSASPSGQGYIGPLGTLRALSTHDQLLGGADGQVFEGSTFPAAARYRRRVQDDTMRVGEVLQAQGARGRFAVDFVEAGDRLCAIEINLRKGGTTHPMLTMAVITEGHYDPGSGVFRTGSGAEKCYYATDNLRSESYRGISVPDLLDAAVTRRLTFDPVTERGCVFHMLGALSEYGKVGVTCIADTLEDAISDYRAVVDMVDALGAH, encoded by the coding sequence ATGAACGGGCACCCCGAATTCGAGGCACTCGAAGCCGCTCTGCCCGACATGGCCCGCACCTTCGTGGCCGATCCCGCGGCGCCGCACTGCCTCGTGGTGGTGCCGAGCATGTCGTTCGACCAGCAGTTGCTGCGCAACGTGGTCGGCGTCGAGCACTACGAGGAGCGATTGCTGGCGATGCTGCTGCAGTTGCACACCCCCAACGTCCATGTGGTGTTCTGCTCCAGCGGCCCGATCAAGGATGTCATCGTCGAGTACTACCTTGACCTCATCCCGGGGGTGCCGGTGTCGCACTCCCGGCCCCGGTTGACCATGATCAGCTGCGACGACCTCTCGCACCGCCCGCTGACGGAGAAACTGCTCGAACGGCCCGGCCGCCTGCGGGAGATCCGTGAGGAGGTGGACCGTTCCCGGGCCGCCGCCATCGTGTGTATGAACACCACTGACCTGGAACGCAAGCTCGCGACGGAACTCGGCGTGCCGTTGCTGGGCAACCCGCCCGACCGCGACCACCTGGGCTCCAAGTCCGGCAGCCGGGACGCCTTCCGCGAGGCCGGCATCGACTTGCCCGCCGGCTTCGAGCACCTGACCTCCATGGACGACGTGGTCACCGCGCTGGCCGCCCTCAAGCGCGAACATCCCGACCTGCTGGCGGGGGTGGTCAAACTCGAGGAGGGCTTCTCCGGCGAGGGCAATGCGATCTTCCGCTACGAGCACGGCACGGATGAGGCGTCGATCCGGGAGGCGCTGCCGAAGCACCTGAAGATGCAGGCGCCGGCGGAGGACTACGCGTCGTTCAGCGCCCGCTTCGAGGACATGGGTGGCATCGTCGAGGAGTTCGTCAACGGGGTCTCGGCCTCCCCATCCGGGCAGGGCTACATCGGCCCGCTGGGCACCCTGCGGGCGCTGAGCACGCACGACCAACTCCTCGGCGGCGCCGATGGTCAAGTGTTCGAGGGCTCGACGTTCCCCGCGGCCGCGCGGTACCGGCGGCGCGTTCAGGACGACACCATGAGAGTCGGCGAGGTGCTGCAGGCGCAGGGCGCCCGGGGACGCTTCGCTGTGGACTTCGTGGAGGCGGGCGACCGGCTGTGCGCCATCGAGATCAACCTGCGCAAGGGCGGCACGACACACCCGATGCTCACGATGGCGGTGATCACCGAGGGGCACTACGACCCCGGATCCGGAGTGTTCCGAACCGGGTCGGGTGCCGAGAAGTGCTACTACGCCACCGACAACCTGCGTTCGGAGTCCTACCGGGGGATCTCGGTGCCGGACCTGCTCGACGCTGCGGTGACCCGCCGGTTGACGTTCGACCCGGTCACTGAGCGCGGCTGTGTGTTCCACATGCTCGGCGCACTCTCGGAATACGGCAAGGTCGGCGTCACCTGCATCGCCGACACGCTAGAGGACGCGATCAGCGACTACCGTGCTGTCGTGGACATGGTGGACGCACTGGGCGCCCACTGA
- a CDS encoding glycosyltransferase family 4 protein, with protein sequence MHVVHLTWEYPPVVYGGLGRHVHALATAQAANGDEVTVVTQQPEGAASREELAGVEVVRVAPDGPFPYHLPSLLTWVGSLDARIGQAARAVTGADVLHAHDWVVGRAGSTAATHLGVTLIATVHATEAGRHNGWLPDDVARGVHLVEQWLVDEADGLIVCSSSMAEEVVRGHHVDRSRITVIPNGIDPAARTEPVRVPADLLDGSPRISFVGRLEWEKGVFTAVDAMPHVLRAHPQARLRMVGTGGKSHEVADRIAAAGLQSHVSLLGHVDEATLQAVYGSSDLLIAPSSYEPFGIVALEGAAAGVPLVVGDTGGLAEFVTDDRGRRCRPGDPQDLADQINAAWSDPVGTARRRDAATAALRHYRWSDIAARTDQVYRTCTRGPHPQRATAAPRHPVW encoded by the coding sequence GTGCACGTCGTCCACCTGACCTGGGAGTACCCACCGGTCGTCTACGGCGGTCTGGGCCGGCACGTGCATGCACTCGCGACCGCGCAGGCAGCCAATGGCGACGAGGTCACTGTGGTCACCCAGCAGCCCGAAGGTGCAGCGTCACGCGAGGAACTGGCCGGGGTCGAGGTCGTGCGGGTGGCACCGGACGGACCGTTCCCCTACCACCTCCCGTCCCTGCTCACCTGGGTCGGCAGCCTGGATGCCCGCATCGGGCAGGCGGCGCGCGCTGTGACGGGCGCGGATGTCCTGCACGCCCACGACTGGGTGGTCGGACGCGCCGGCAGCACCGCTGCGACGCACCTGGGGGTGACGCTGATCGCGACTGTGCACGCCACCGAGGCGGGGCGGCACAACGGCTGGCTCCCCGACGACGTCGCGCGCGGGGTCCATCTTGTGGAGCAGTGGCTCGTCGACGAGGCCGATGGCCTGATCGTGTGCTCGTCGAGCATGGCCGAGGAGGTGGTCCGCGGCCACCACGTGGACCGCAGCCGCATCACGGTCATCCCGAACGGGATCGACCCTGCGGCCCGGACCGAACCCGTCCGCGTGCCCGCGGATCTTCTCGACGGGTCGCCACGCATCAGTTTCGTTGGACGCCTCGAATGGGAGAAGGGCGTCTTCACCGCCGTGGACGCCATGCCGCACGTCCTGCGCGCACACCCACAAGCCCGGTTGCGGATGGTGGGCACCGGCGGCAAGTCCCATGAGGTCGCCGACCGGATCGCCGCGGCCGGCCTGCAGTCCCACGTGTCCCTGCTCGGACACGTCGACGAAGCGACCCTGCAGGCGGTGTACGGGAGTTCCGACCTGCTCATCGCACCCAGTTCCTACGAACCGTTCGGGATCGTGGCCCTCGAGGGTGCTGCGGCCGGGGTGCCGCTCGTCGTCGGCGACACCGGAGGTCTCGCCGAATTCGTCACCGACGACCGGGGCCGCCGCTGCCGACCTGGTGACCCGCAGGACCTGGCCGACCAGATCAACGCTGCGTGGTCCGACCCGGTCGGGACCGCTCGCCGCCGCGATGCCGCAACAGCGGCTCTGCGCCACTACCGGTGGTCCGACATCGCGGCGCGCACCGATCAGGTGTACCGCACCTGCACCCGCGGACCGCACCCGCAAAGGGCAACGGCCGCCCCGCGCCACCCGGTCTGGTGA
- a CDS encoding DUF1957 domain-containing protein has translation MIGRFALVLHSHLPWLRGHGRWPVGEEWLNQAVATSYIPVLDALRRLADTGARDLVTIGVTPVLAAQLDDPQCLAGARTWVADWLWRTQELAAHDPGAAAREARAARAALEALEGRYRAGFSPALRALADTGVIELLAGPATHPFQPLLEDRVAAFSLRTGLDDHTVRFGTAPQGIWAPECGYRPGLEEVYDRAGVRHFLLDGPTMLHVGRGTHSAWTVGDTGVVAFGRDLDVTYRVWSPRKGYPGHHEYRDFHVVDDAGFRTRRVTSGAVHGTDKAPYDEAAAARAVERDAEDFVTVVRRRLLELRRTRPDPLVVAAYDTELFGHWWHEGPQWLERVLTLLPQAGVEITTLARASTDVAGRIDPGPGSWGSGKDFRVWAGPQVSDMIDDNEDLVRRWLKSADPESRDARRVDLATQALLALSSDWAFMVTKDSAAGYARQRHDEHHRHFERIAAAIETGRPQAPLAERPFGHLDPRLL, from the coding sequence ATGATCGGGCGGTTCGCACTCGTCCTGCACAGCCACCTGCCATGGCTGCGCGGGCACGGCAGGTGGCCGGTCGGCGAGGAATGGCTCAACCAGGCCGTCGCTACCAGCTATATCCCCGTGCTCGACGCCCTGCGACGGTTGGCCGACACCGGCGCCCGCGACCTCGTGACCATCGGCGTCACCCCAGTCCTCGCAGCGCAACTCGACGATCCGCAGTGCCTGGCAGGAGCCCGCACGTGGGTCGCCGACTGGCTGTGGCGCACCCAGGAACTCGCCGCTCACGATCCCGGAGCGGCGGCGCGCGAGGCCCGGGCCGCGCGCGCGGCGCTAGAAGCCCTCGAGGGCCGATACCGGGCCGGCTTCTCACCTGCGCTGCGTGCCCTGGCCGACACCGGTGTCATCGAGTTGCTCGCAGGGCCCGCCACGCACCCGTTCCAGCCGCTGCTCGAGGACCGGGTCGCGGCGTTCAGCCTGCGGACGGGACTCGACGACCACACCGTCCGCTTCGGCACCGCCCCGCAGGGCATCTGGGCGCCCGAGTGCGGGTACCGGCCGGGGCTGGAGGAGGTCTACGACCGCGCCGGCGTACGTCATTTCCTCCTGGACGGCCCGACGATGCTGCACGTCGGCCGGGGAACGCACAGTGCGTGGACCGTCGGGGACACCGGCGTGGTCGCGTTCGGCCGCGACCTGGATGTGACGTACCGCGTCTGGTCGCCGCGCAAGGGATACCCGGGTCACCACGAGTACCGGGACTTCCACGTGGTGGACGATGCGGGCTTCCGGACCCGCCGGGTGACCTCCGGCGCCGTCCACGGCACGGACAAGGCACCCTACGACGAGGCTGCCGCAGCCCGGGCCGTGGAACGCGACGCCGAGGACTTCGTCACCGTGGTCCGCCGGCGCCTCCTGGAACTGCGCCGGACCCGGCCCGATCCACTGGTCGTTGCCGCCTACGACACCGAGTTGTTCGGGCATTGGTGGCACGAGGGGCCGCAGTGGCTGGAACGGGTCCTCACCTTGTTGCCGCAGGCCGGCGTCGAGATCACCACCCTGGCCCGCGCCAGCACCGATGTTGCCGGGCGCATCGACCCCGGGCCGGGCTCATGGGGCAGCGGCAAGGACTTCCGGGTGTGGGCCGGTCCGCAGGTGTCGGACATGATCGACGACAACGAAGATCTCGTTCGGCGCTGGCTGAAATCGGCGGACCCCGAGAGCCGCGACGCCCGAAGGGTGGACCTCGCGACCCAGGCCCTGCTGGCCCTTTCCAGCGACTGGGCCTTCATGGTGACCAAGGACAGCGCTGCCGGGTACGCGCGGCAACGCCACGACGAGCACCACCGGCACTTCGAACGCATCGCCGCAGCCATCGAGACCGGCCGGCCGCAGGCACCTCTGGCGGAACGGCCGTTCGGCCACCTAGACCCGCGGTTGTTGTAG
- a CDS encoding class I SAM-dependent methyltransferase, whose amino-acid sequence MAPELPPHPARSLGSVPSPLPLTGERTVPGIAREQYWFARHEVVYRWLAGRCPGQRILEAGSGEGYGAQILREAGAWVVAVDYDRAAIEHSAATYDLPHVRANLAGLPFAPLDAVVSLQVVEHLWDLPGFLREVRRIAGWACLSTPNRLTFSPGLPRGAKPTNPFHVEEFDAEQLVDLLSAAGFTRIEMFGVHHGARLSQRPAIIADQIDASLSGHWPAELEEFVSSVTVNDFTVTGYDVDTSLDLVVVAS is encoded by the coding sequence ATGGCGCCAGAACTGCCCCCTCACCCTGCCCGTAGCCTGGGAAGCGTGCCCTCCCCCCTGCCCCTCACCGGCGAGCGGACCGTGCCCGGGATCGCCCGCGAGCAGTACTGGTTCGCCCGGCACGAGGTCGTCTACCGGTGGCTCGCGGGCCGCTGCCCGGGCCAGCGCATCCTCGAGGCGGGCTCCGGGGAGGGGTACGGCGCGCAGATCCTGCGGGAGGCCGGCGCGTGGGTGGTCGCCGTCGACTACGACCGGGCTGCGATCGAGCACAGCGCGGCGACCTACGACCTGCCACACGTGCGGGCGAACCTCGCCGGGCTGCCCTTCGCGCCGCTCGACGCCGTCGTCAGCCTGCAGGTGGTGGAGCATCTGTGGGACCTGCCGGGCTTCCTGCGCGAGGTCCGGCGCATCGCGGGGTGGGCCTGCTTGAGCACACCCAACCGGCTCACGTTCTCCCCCGGCCTGCCGCGGGGGGCCAAGCCCACCAACCCGTTCCACGTCGAGGAGTTCGACGCCGAACAGCTCGTGGACCTGCTGAGCGCAGCGGGGTTCACCCGTATCGAGATGTTCGGCGTGCACCACGGGGCACGTCTGTCCCAGCGCCCAGCCATCATCGCCGATCAGATCGATGCGTCGTTGTCGGGGCACTGGCCGGCCGAACTCGAGGAATTCGTCAGCAGTGTGACGGTGAACGACTTCACCGTCACGGGCTACGACGTGGACACAAGCCTGGACCTCGTGGTTGTGGCCTCATGA